gtgatttttgaaaactagataaaacgatcagatatgggatacgttggggccagagtaggcctattgaggtggcgtaagaggctaattcggttgcgcgcactgtataaccgattagtccagcaggtcagagacctagctagtctctgagttccggaacaggtaaatgagatggcaATTGGAGCCATAAAtaagatggcagttggagccgtctggtgttgatagcctgatcagctgtcttcacatatccattacgtatctgattgggttttgtgattcccgtaagggtacgaATAGTTGATACAGTAATTTTATAAGTGTGACTAGTATACTgaaattggactctggtgtttttatagcacactactatgttgttttgatgaagcatgctagttagtgatatccagctTTCTCTGATTTTCATTgcataatgttgatatcatgattacagtaCTATTCTTAtcattgttacattactgttttattctgttattcatattttggtactgctgagcgattatgctcacccctgtaaactgttatgtatatctcgcagatgcttagaagatcagtcagatcgacctatgttcccgcccctactggacccggctcctctgaggtagtttgtatcaggccatgaggtctgaggagttgctgaataaagttagagtgtgttagatgttgaataaagagtttgtggtattgagaacctgaattatacttgaacctggatcggatcttggttcggggtcaagtcagtatattttaataataattctgttgtttatatttttggtaattgtgtttagtgacgtcaactcctgaccccggggttgaggccgtcacatgtACTACCTGCTCGGGCATCTGGAAACTTACGACACGGTTGGGACCtccaggtacgctcttacgagcagtgcgcctaagtccgaccatcttctcgcttaactaccatggttagaataaagcaaaatatatgagcataaaaagctcagcaagtaactatatgacagttctatgatgcaataataacaattatccaaaatcacttttaaagcatcctactttaaatctctaggtggtaaatttctatctttgggctatgaaagggttatgaagaaaggtttgggctttcaggaatcaaggcacaagatagggtgaaagcccacattcatcacaaatcaatagTAGGATCTCAATGGAACTTTCAAGTGGAAAGCAAGAATCTATTCAACTCTGGGAAtaaattatatgattgataacaatatcagaataagaatcagggttctcaaagttgtatgctaaaaaataacacaatcaactcttctcaaatcattttaaatcatttcattttcaaagaagcaATTTCTAAGGCAATGTATTCAATATCTTTTTATAaagtgatagggaacccttgattggactactttaactttcataaataataatacaGGTGTTCAGctcgtaccgacctccatctggtcgttaaggtacctatggcataatttcagccttaaactagactagccccgctagtctcttatataaatgaactagtcccactagtctcttacgtctcaatccaatccatgaggatttttttggaaaaccttgtgttggaaaagagaagttttactaagttcattttatcattaccaagaatatgaaatcattcggactcattcaagtcgaaactcattcttaagttcaatttcaagaattaaAAGGAATTGAATAAATCGAAAGTAATCAAAGGTCAATGCAATGGTCAAGATCAAATGACAAGCAAAGTACATAAGTTGGGGAATCAGAACAGTTATAGAAATCGCTATAGAATAAGGTATACAAAAAGAAGGGTTTAGATAAATCGAAATAATACGCAAGGGAGTTTGTAAAGGTTCCTATAAGGTTCATGAGAATTCAAGGTATCCAATGGATTCAATAGATAATCAAGATATGAATCAACAGGGTTACTATAAGGGTAttgaacaataatcatatcaagtCGTTAAAAGGACAATATCAGGGTATTTCAAAGGATCAATAACAGGTATGGCACaaaaatcaatatcagggttcaAGAATCAACAACATGTTATCACAAGTGTTATAAGGATCATTACTCTATCATTACATCAAAAATATTCTCTCTATAAACCATTTATATAAttaggcagagttacttgcctgaattaGCTTTCTTGTTTTACAAGGGTTGAACTATTGCCACCTAAAacacttttccctttcctagcatgaatgccttcacgctccgaatctacaatccaaaatcaaaaccctaattagattcccactcgaCATTCCCGGAACGTTTAACAATTACCCCTTATCGCAATACCTTAAGAGTATATACCCGATCATATTCACATAGCACATTATACGATATAGTCGTATACTTCAAATCAAATAGTCATTGAATCATATATTATGACGCAACCATAACACATAGCATGCAATACCTTATACCAaaactctatacttgagttataATAACCATTGTACAATcctatatcaaaatgactcaatccttcctttttATTCACATAATTCGAACCACAACCAAACAAATAAATCAAATAGTTCTTAGTAACCTTACATGCATTCACTTAGTGAAACCCTCGAATCAAATCAACCACTTTTATAACCATAATCCATTCGGCTTTATCACATAACACAATCCAAGAACTAAACAATGACATTCAAGTACCAAAATCACTTATAAACTTGAGTTCAAGCCAACACTCATccttttaaatcatttttaatttaaatatttacaTGCAAAGATAACTTGACATGGATTTGACCTTTCATCCAAAACTAACTCAAATCCAGCCCTACAACCCATTTAAACACATAATTAGAACCTAAACATGATTGATTATCCACCTTAGCACATAATTCAACTTAATTTCTTAAGAACAATCAAGAACATTCGAAATTTCCAAGAaatgaaacatgcatgcatcacTTTGGGTCTTTAAACCACAAATCAATCTAATTATTCATTAATTCCTAAGAACAATCAACAACAAGTCAGTTACATcaacaaaaatcaacttaatattttcaaaaatcaagattcCATTCGGGGTTTAAAGGAAACATCAAATGCAAGACTCAAAACAACTTCTTTTGAATAGGTAGAGCTCAGGCACACATCATAGATCACTACcagttcaccggagttcatcaccggtggttgtggcttcacggtggttccctcattcgagggtgtccaaccacaaaACCCCCAATTTTCCATCAATTTCtcaaaataactaacatgcaTAACTCAGATATCATTCATTTGCTAAGAGACATGCTTAAAAATGAAGTAAAGACAAGAACCGAGAGGTTCTCGGTGAACCCAAACACATcgaacacacacaacacacacacacccaCATGCAAGTATGTTTTTTCATCTTTAAAGTACAAGAAACTCAAATCTTAGTATAAGATTGAGTTTTAATGGAGGTTGTGGAAGAAAcaaaagagagagagaagagaaaagccgagagagatgagagaaaagagagaggGTCGGGGtgaggaaaaagaaaaaggagggAGGAGGGAGGGTATATAATGAATGGCCAGGGGTATTAAGGTCTTTTGCCCATTAGCCTCTAGAATTTTCTTTTTACTACTTTTTCTTTAATTCGAAaacaaatttaaatattataaagcTCTCTCATAAAAGATGAGAATGgaagaaatatcaattttaaaatatagagttcgaaattagctttccaaccatatTTTTCAAATAAGTTTTGAAAATACAGTTTatttaatacggattttacaagattatgctgaaaatagcattttaactccataaaatcattttaaaatacaccgatcACCAAATAATTTCAtttatcatttttagaaagtctctaggactattttgaagataaggaAACAACTTTCATGTCTTGACCGTACTCAGAtagttttataaaatatttaaaggtgcaataaaccttattttaaatcaaataaatcacTTAAAATCATTCAAAAATAACTAGAGCACATAATCAAGCATATTTTCAAGAAATAACATTTATTCACATATCACGACTCATATTGTAACCCATTCGATCAAAAGAATTCCCCTTTTTAATTAATATTCacttttcgcgtaacgggtcgcgtcttgtctgacggcccgacgctgagcgttttcaactacgcttcttaatcattctctttataccaTATGACACGTCATACTGGAATATAATACTCACTTAAACATTCATATTTCACGCaataacacatagttcacatttaaataccttaatatttttttaagacgggttccgttcaacctgacggcccgacaacacagcttatcccctaaactgactcatcaaactggaacgggtcattttacgttcccagttactaatatataataaagataattaaccaaaaaaatcatttaaccctttatttaatcacataatttataattacaccacagaATTATACTtcattcacttaatcacgtccCGAAATTCCCAGTCGCTATAATTGTTCAATGGcttttatgatttttgaaatcCCACCATAATTCATGAGATTTTGAAGCATTGTGTTTAAATCCTAAAGAATCTTCATCTTATATCCACTGTATTTAAAAAGGCCAATGGGAGAATAACTGATGGCTGAAAGTCGAAGCATTTACTCAGTTACGTTGTTTGGGGTAGATGTGTATTTAAGGCTTATTTTAGTTTTTTTAGTTCCCAAACGTGTGTTTAGCATATTAATAAAGAAATATTTTTTTGTCTTATTTTAGAATTTGTTCTCACAATCACTTGACTTGTATGATTAATCTGTACGTAAACAATTTGTGAATGGATCTTTTAAAATTTggaatatattttattttaacattttccatacaaataaaaaaaaatagatATAAATATGGGgtcttatattttattttattttcgtGGGATGATGTTATCTAATTATGAATAAGCGATTTAATTAAATaagttaatattttatatatattatttaattcgaAGGGAAGTTTTGATATAGGATGGGCTGTAACCGGATTTGAAGTGAGTTACTTTGGTATGTAGATTCAGTTTAATGTGGTTTCAGCATGTTGATGAGCTGCATTTTTTGTATAAAAATGCTTTTTGTAGAAGTGATTGGTATTTTATGAAAATAAGTACATCATAAGGCTTTTATAGAAAGGACAGTTAGCTCTGATTTAAATTATCGTTATACATCAATCTCGAATTATCTAAACGAATGTGTATTAGATGCAATGAGCAAGAACACAAGGACTCCTGTCATAACCTATGTGAAATATGTTTTTTAGGGCTTACCAATAGTAATATGTTTAACTCTCTCCATGTAATGCATTTTTGTTCTTTTCGCAAGAGGGGACATGGTGTGTGTTGATATTGTTTGTCATTATTAATTGGCATACAAATATATCATGTAGTAAGGGTGTTATTTTTAATGAGTGGATAAAGTTTAATGTTTACATACATGTTTATATTTATTGAAAAAGGCAGAAGATTGAGGTTGAATTTGCAATAGGGTAAGAAAATAACCCCTTATTTCATTTATGTTGACAAGGCCTTTTCACATAAGACTTGTTAGCACTATTTTGTCAATATATAATACTTGGATGTAAGTTCGATTAGAATCTAAGTAAAAATGATGAATGATAATGCATCATTTTGTTTCGAGGTTAATGACGGTGTAACAATTTATGCCTAGGTATATCAGGTGTTAGTGTTGAGCTTGCGTCGTGGCTTTTCTTAATTTGTTGTTCTTGCTCAGTGTATTCAGCGTTGCATCCCTTTTACCTGCATAGATTAGTCAATGTCATGAAGATGTTTGGTATGTTTTTATTATAATAAAAGGCCCACCATATCAGTAGGAATGGGGTATTAATAATTACCTggttttcttcttcttttttcgtAAGTTTTGACGATTCAATGATTGTTTTGATAATATATTTTCCATTATATTCCGAGGTTGGCTCCAGGTAATTTTCTACTACCATTGAACATTTATTGCCTCTAATGTAATTTATCATTTCCTCAGCTAGTGTCCCCTTCACGATGTTAGGGAGCTGCATTTTTTGATTGCAAAACGTCTGTAAAATGGTCTATATTGATGAATTTATACATACTTGTGCATATAGTGCAAAAGTAAGAAGTATGATTTATTTGCATGGTAAGATTCAACCTGATCTGTAGTTGTGCTGTCAAGTTGAAGAGGCGACATTCCCATGAGTTGTGCCAGTTCCCGGGGTTGGATTATAAATTCACATATGTAACCGGTTGCATCAGTAAGTGTTGCCTGCATTCACCTATTCGATATATTGTTATGGCCAAGGACTTGAGCCTGATGGGATACGGGGAAAATATAGTTTTGTTTTGTTAGAAATTAAACTCTCATTTACTAATGAGTTTGAATATGTTATATCTATATGTGTGAAAGAATAAAACGAAAACTACAGCTTGGAGATAAGGTTTTAAATATATAGCTTAAGGAGTTGGTCCTGTATGTTCCAGGAGAAAAGGTGGTCGACAaatatgaaagaaataaataGCTAGAGAGAGCTCCTAAATATAAGGTAGGCCAAAGAAAACCAAAGTGCAGCTACACAAGTTTTTCCTAGAGATAAGGTAGGCTGTCATATGAATGGAAGAATTACTGCAAGAGCCATCTACACGATTTACAAAATTCAAATATGAAGCTGGATTATCTTTTATACACCCAGGAATCATGGTAGGCTATCCTTTAAAGTCTACGTATATAAAGCTGGCAAGAAAATAATGAAGTTAATACAATGATGTAATCCATGAGCTCAATATGTCTAATATGTAACCTATAAATAGGCTCCTGTGTTTGTAATGTAATTGATTTATTAAAAGTGGAAGAAACAAATAGCTCAAGCTCTGTATTGTGAGTGAAACAAAAAAGGCCGTAGCCTGCATTTGTATTATAAAGAAGCTGTAGCTTTATATATCGAGTGAAATAAGTAATAAaagtttgattatttattttattaaatatttagtgtataatttatatattttatgtGTAAAGCTTATCACATTTCCaacaagtggcatcagagctaaggttcCGTTCGTGAAAAATGGCGATGATGGTGCAACCAAATATTCCAAAATTGACGAGTACAAATTATGGGAACTGGAGTATTCAAATGAAGGTATTACTCGGTTCCTACGATAATTGGGATATTGTCGAAAGCGGGTATGACGAGCCCACAGATGCGGCAGCTGAAGCAGCCCTGTCAAATGCTGAGAAGATGTTTTTGAAAGAGATCCGGAAAAAAGATAAAAAGGGGTTATATACAATTATTCAAGGAGTTGACGAATCAACCGTTTGAAAAAATTTCAAATGCAAAAACGATGAAAGACGAGTGAGAGATTCTGCAGAAATCATTCCAGGGTGTCGAGAAAGTCAAAAAGGTTCGGCTCCAAGTACTACGTGGGGAGTTTGAAAATTTGAAGATGAAGAGTTTtgaaaatattggtgaattttTTACGCGTTTGAAAACGGTGACAAATGAGATGAAAAAAAATGGGGAAAGTCTCGATGATGTTCGGGTCATGGAAAAGTTGCTCCGTTCGTTGACAAGAAAATTTGATTATGTTGTTACTTCTATGGAGTAGTCAAAAGATCTGTCTACAATTTCCATTGAAGAGCTCGTAGGTTCTCTTCAAGCCCACGAGCAGCGTATGAACCAGTATGATAATGCAAGCCATTTGGAGAAGGCGTTGCAAAGTAAAGTATCCATCGGTGACAGTTCTGGAAATAGCAGTTTTGTACGTGGCATAGGAGGCTATAGAGGTGGCTATCGTGGTGGACGAGGACGTGGAAAGCAGCCTTTCAACAGTGGCCAGAATTCTGAAGGTTATCAACCATCTAGTCGTAGTCAAAATTTCAGAGGTCATGGAAGAGGCGGATTTCAACAACGAGGTGACAAGTCTCAATTTCAAtgttataattataaaaaatttggTCACTTCAGTTATGAGTGTAGAGCACCAAAAGTGGAAGAAATGAGTCACTTTGCTGCAGCAAAAGAAGATAAAGACGTTGGTACTGCTATGTTCCTCAGGGGCCAGTAATCACATGACTGGTCACAAGGAATTATTCACGGAGATAGACGACACATCAACGGAGAGGTTACTTTTGGTGACTCGTCAAAGTTTCCGGTGAAAGAAAAATGTACCGTCACGATCATGTCAAAGAAAGgtgaaaataaatatataaatgatgtttattatattcctgcattaaaaaataatattatcagtcTTGGCCAACTTGTGGAGAAAGGATATAATATACAGATGCATGACAATTTCCTTATTATCATAAATCAAGCTCGGGAATTGATTGCAAATGTGGAGATGTCAAAAAATTGTCTGTTTACGCTTGATATGCAGAAGAATGTGCAGAAGTGCTTAAAGtcggtcattaaaaatgactcgtggTTGTGGCATTTGAGATATGGTCATCTTGGATTTTCTGGCCTGAAATTATTGTCAAAGACAAAGATGGTAGACGGCTTGCCAGAAATCAACGAACCAaaaaatttgtgtgaagcatgtgTAAAGGGGAAGCAACATCGACAATATTTTTCCAttggaaaatcatggagagccagTAGGCCATTGGAGATTGTTCACACATATATTGCTGGTCCATTTGATATTCCATCACTTGGAGGTAATAGGTATTACCTaacttttattgatgattttagccGAAAAATTTGGGTGTATATCATCAAAGAAAAGTCGgaggctcttgataaattcaaggagttcaaagcaTTGGCAGAAAAATAAAGTGGCCAGTATTTGAAGACA
The sequence above is drawn from the Apium graveolens cultivar Ventura unplaced genomic scaffold, ASM990537v1 ctg2456, whole genome shotgun sequence genome and encodes:
- the LOC141700496 gene encoding uncharacterized protein LOC141700496, producing MAMMVQPNIPKLTSTNYGNWSIQMKVLLGSYDNWDIVESGYDEPTDAAAEAALSNAEKMFLKEIRKKDKKGLYTIIQGVDESTSKDLSTISIEELVGSLQAHEQRMNQYDNASHLEKALQSKVSIGDSSGNSSFVRGIGGYRGGYRGGRGRGKQPFNSGQNSEGYQPSSRSQNFRGHGRGGFQQRGDKSQFQCYNYKKFGHFSYECRAPKVEEMSHFAAAKEDKDVGTAMFLRGHLGQLVEKGYNIQMHDNFLIIINQARELIANVEMSKNCLFTLDMQKNVQKCLKSVIKNDSWLWHLRYGHLGFSGLKLLSKTKMVDGLPEINEPKNLCEACVKGKQHRQYFSIGKSWRASRPLEIVHTYIAGPFDIPSLGGNRYYLTFIDDFSRKIWVYIIKEKSEALDKFKEFKALAEK